From the genome of Romeriopsis navalis LEGE 11480:
CCAATTTTGTACGGTTAGATTTGTTCGTTGGCTTGGCAATTTGTCTGGCCGCTGTGCATCGCTATTTTGATGTTGAGCAAACTGGCATCATGATTCGGTTCTTATGTGGCATGAGCTTGGCCTATATCTTTCCACGAGCCCGTCTGGATAACTATTTGAAGCATCCAATTGCATCGATCGGAATCATTATGGCTTTAGGGTTGGGCTGGGTAATCCCAATTCCGCCGAGTTTGCAGTTAGCCTGCATGCTTTTTGCATTTACCGGAATTCTCTACGGTAATTCGTTGTTTGGCTTGCTGACACTGAAGGCAACACGCTATCTCGGCATTATTAGTTATGGTGTCTACTTACTCCATGGCATCGTCCTGTTTATTACGTTTCACAGTCTGAATCGCTGGATACCGGTTAAGACATTATCGCCGATTAGCTTTTGGTCGATTACAGGACTCTGTGCAATTGTGGCCGTCATCTTAGCGAGTCTGACATATCGATATGTGGAGTACCCAATTATCCAACGTCGCTTGTTTAGTGGCAGTTTGCCTCGGCAAATCCCCGCAACTGAGTGATCTTATACCGCTATACGGACACGATCGATAACATGGGTGGTCGACTCTGGAGAGTGAGAGATTTATTTATCCCCCCCATGCTAATTGACCAGCCGCCCCAACCGGATCACAGCACTCATCATCGGCCAAGCTCGAAGCGCCGAGTGTTAATCATTAGTCCGCATTTTCCACCGATTAATGCACCGGATCATCAACGTATTCGAGTGGCCTTGCCGTATTTTGCGGAATTTGGGTGGGAGGCGACGGTGTTGGCTGTCAAGCCGGAAAATGTGCCCCATTCCCAAGATGCAAAGCTGGTGGATGCACTCAGCCCCGACTTGCGCGTAATTTATGTGGATGCATTACCCAGCAAATATACCAAGCTCGTTGGTCTGGGTAATGTGGGCTGGCGATGCCTGCTAGAAATGCAGAAAATTGGCGATCAATTATTCCGCTCAGAAGTATTTGATCTCGTGTTTTTCTCAACCACCATTTTTCCGGTTATGCTGCTCGGCAAGCGCTGGTGGCAAAAGTTTGGACTGCCCTATGTCTTAGATTTTCAAGATCCATGGCGCAGTGACTACCATGCGGGGAACAAGCAATCAACGCCACCAGGGGGGCGATTGAAGTATGGGATTACCCAATTCCTCGCGCGGTGGTCGGAGCCGCAAGCCATGCAAGCGGTCAAACAAGTAATCAGCGTTTCCCCAAGCTATCCCGAAGTTTTGCAACGTCGTTATCCTTGGGTCAAAGCCGAGCAATTTACGGTGCTGCCATTTGGGGCACCCGAGAAAGACTTCGCACAATTACCGCAGCTCAACGTCACACATCCGATTTTTGACCCAGAGGATGATCAACAACACTGGGTCTATGTCGGTCGGGGGGGCAGTGATATGCATACAGCGCTGAAAATTCTGTTTGACGGCATTCAAACTGCAAGAAACCAAGCGCCAGAAGTCTGGAAACCAATTCAGTTGCATTTTGTCGGCACCAGCTATGCGCCACCGCATTTAGCCATGAAGACGATCGAAGCAATGGCAGAAGCCTGTGGCGTCGCGGATATGGTGACGGAGCATACCAGTCGTATCCCATATTTTGAGGCACAGCAGTTGTTGGTAGATAGTGACGTGATCATGATGATTGGGTCAGACGATGCCAGCTATACGGCTTCTAAACTTTATCCCTGTATCTTGGCCAAAAAGCCAATTCTGGCGGTTTTCCATGCCGCAAGTTCGGTCGTCGATATTTTAGAGGATTGTCAAGCGGGGAAAGTGGTGAGGTTTAGCGAAACCGATGTACCGAAACCCGCAGACAGTGCGATCGTCTTGCAAAAATTTGCCCAACGGCAAATCCCGTGCGACACCAATTGGGAAGCCTTCCAACCCTATACCGGACAGGAAATGACACGCCAATTATGTGCTGTGTTTGATCGATGTCTTGAGCCATCGGACAACGCGACTCGGCGAACTCCGGTGCCGACGGATTAATCCTTCATTCAATCATTAGCGATCGCACCGCAAACAGTTTATACAGTCAATTATTTCCCATCTTCCCCGAGTCCCATGAGTGCTGAAGTCCAACCCAAAAACCAAATGAAAACGGTCTTCTGGTTTGGGATGGGCGCGTTGCTCTTCGCAAACCGGAAAGCTTTATTTCATGTTGCTCCACAAACGGCGATCGGGGCAGTTTTGATTGGGATTGCTTGCATGTTCCCGATGTATTTATGGTGTGCCAATAAAGTCAAGGGCATGCCGATTTTTCCGTTCTTTACGTTGACCTATTTATGGACATTTTGTTTACCCCTCTTAAGTGAGAATCCGAACGTCCTGCAATACTCGCCAGCGGCACACCTCTATGCCAGCTTTACGGTTGTGGCGTTTCTCGGCTCCGCGACACTTGTGTGGTGGGAGTTTGTCAAAGGGGCAAGAGACATTCAAAATGAGTTTCTTGCGTTGAAGTCAAGGCCAGCGGAAACGTTCTTTTTCTGGATGCTGGGTGCGGCGCTGCTGTTTAATATGTACTTCCTGGGGGGCTGGTTTACGGTTCCGGATAGTATCTTTTCGCTGGTACGCGGGATCATTATTGGACTGAGTACGCTAGGAATTTTTGTTTTATCGTATCGATGTGGTGGTGGTTATCTCAGTCGGTTTCGATCGAGCTTATTACTCTTTTTCTTAGCCGGAATCATTCTTACGAGTGCAGCAACGCTGATTTTGAAAACGGCACTGACGTTATTTTTGATGTCGACGATCGCCTATGTGATTGGGGGACGTAAGTTGCCGACCATTCCCCTGATTGTCGGATT
Proteins encoded in this window:
- a CDS encoding glycosyltransferase, with translation MLIDQPPQPDHSTHHRPSSKRRVLIISPHFPPINAPDHQRIRVALPYFAEFGWEATVLAVKPENVPHSQDAKLVDALSPDLRVIYVDALPSKYTKLVGLGNVGWRCLLEMQKIGDQLFRSEVFDLVFFSTTIFPVMLLGKRWWQKFGLPYVLDFQDPWRSDYHAGNKQSTPPGGRLKYGITQFLARWSEPQAMQAVKQVISVSPSYPEVLQRRYPWVKAEQFTVLPFGAPEKDFAQLPQLNVTHPIFDPEDDQQHWVYVGRGGSDMHTALKILFDGIQTARNQAPEVWKPIQLHFVGTSYAPPHLAMKTIEAMAEACGVADMVTEHTSRIPYFEAQQLLVDSDVIMMIGSDDASYTASKLYPCILAKKPILAVFHAASSVVDILEDCQAGKVVRFSETDVPKPADSAIVLQKFAQRQIPCDTNWEAFQPYTGQEMTRQLCAVFDRCLEPSDNATRRTPVPTD